Proteins encoded within one genomic window of Dermatophilus congolensis:
- a CDS encoding dipeptide ABC transporter ATP-binding protein yields MTTTAPPLIDVHNLHITTGEKILVNNINLHIAPGERVGLIGESGSGKSLTAAAIAGLLPENLTTTGTINLYGNNLLNTRHHTRTAAANIGFIFQEPMTALDPTMRVGNQIIEALQARAALNRTHARTAAIELLEEMRLPNPTHTMTAYPHQLSGGQRQRVVAAIAMAGTPDLLICDEPTTALDVTVQASVLERIVAGATQRGSAVLFISHDIAVVGTVCERLLVMKNGTLVDHAPTHTALSTPQHEYTRLLVSAADRATTPRTSSHQPPPTRHGAHVEVDNLTHTFAPQRRFGRPTREAVTALHDVSFTLNPGERLGIVGESGSGKTTLLRCLAGLQNPTSGTIRIDGEHITARPERELGFLRDRLQMVFQDPAGSLDPHMRVWQSIAEPLRARKRTLHRERVWELLEAVGLEPDAATRYPHEFSGGQRQRIAIARALAPNPTLLLADEAVSALDVTVRGHILDLLTSLADSIGFTLLFISHDLFVVQDLCERTIVMQSGHIVEDRPSTDLYHAPQHPYTQRLIASAPTITGALAGKQAADLATEPT; encoded by the coding sequence ATGACCACCACCGCACCACCACTCATCGACGTCCACAACCTCCACATCACCACCGGAGAAAAAATCCTCGTCAACAACATCAACCTCCACATCGCACCCGGAGAAAGAGTCGGACTCATCGGAGAATCCGGCTCCGGAAAATCACTCACCGCAGCCGCCATCGCCGGACTCCTACCCGAAAACCTCACCACCACCGGCACCATCAACCTCTACGGCAACAACCTCCTCAACACCCGACACCACACCCGCACCGCCGCCGCCAACATCGGTTTCATCTTCCAAGAACCGATGACCGCACTCGACCCCACCATGCGCGTCGGTAACCAAATCATCGAAGCCCTCCAAGCCCGCGCCGCACTCAACCGCACCCACGCACGCACCGCCGCCATCGAACTCCTCGAAGAAATGCGGCTCCCCAACCCCACCCACACCATGACCGCATACCCCCACCAACTTTCCGGGGGACAACGACAACGCGTCGTCGCAGCCATCGCCATGGCAGGAACCCCCGACCTCCTCATCTGCGACGAACCCACAACCGCACTCGACGTCACCGTCCAAGCATCCGTCCTCGAACGCATCGTCGCAGGCGCCACCCAACGCGGATCAGCAGTCCTATTCATCTCCCACGACATCGCCGTCGTCGGCACCGTCTGCGAACGCCTCCTCGTCATGAAAAACGGCACCCTCGTTGACCACGCCCCCACACACACCGCACTATCAACACCCCAACACGAATACACCCGCCTACTCGTCAGCGCCGCCGACCGCGCCACCACCCCCCGCACCAGCAGCCACCAGCCACCCCCCACCCGCCACGGCGCCCACGTAGAAGTCGACAACCTCACCCACACATTCGCCCCCCAACGCCGCTTTGGACGGCCCACCCGAGAAGCAGTCACCGCCCTACATGACGTCTCATTCACCCTCAACCCCGGAGAACGCCTCGGAATCGTCGGCGAATCCGGCTCCGGAAAAACCACCCTGCTGCGCTGCCTCGCTGGCCTACAAAACCCCACCAGCGGCACCATCCGCATCGACGGAGAACACATCACCGCACGCCCCGAACGAGAACTCGGATTCCTCCGAGACCGACTCCAAATGGTGTTCCAAGACCCCGCAGGATCCCTCGACCCCCATATGCGCGTCTGGCAAAGCATCGCCGAACCACTACGCGCCCGAAAACGCACCCTCCACCGCGAACGCGTATGGGAACTTCTCGAAGCCGTCGGCCTCGAACCCGACGCCGCCACCCGCTACCCCCACGAATTCTCCGGCGGCCAACGCCAACGCATCGCCATCGCCCGCGCCCTGGCACCCAACCCAACCCTCCTGCTCGCAGACGAAGCCGTCAGCGCCCTGGACGTCACCGTCCGCGGCCACATCCTCGACCTACTCACCTCCCTCGCAGACAGCATCGGATTCACCCTCCTATTCATCAGCCACGACCTATTCGTCGTCCAAGACCTCTGCGAACGCACCATCGTCATGCAGTCAGGACACATCGTCGAAGACAGACCAAGCACAGACCTCTACCACGCCCCACAACACCCCTACACCCAACGCCTCATCGCCTCAGCCCCCACCATCACCGGCGCCCTCGCAGGCAAACAGGCCGCCGACCTCGCGACGGAGCCAACATGA
- a CDS encoding IMPACT family protein, whose translation MSERFYTTISHPTSAEIDVKNSRFLAHIEPVTDETTARAVIDTARREHWDARHHCSAFILGHNQETRRSSDDGEPSGTAGMPILETIAGHGLSNVVVVVTRWFGGTLLGTGGLVRAYTDATIAAIETAETITYAEGKRLRITTNMNCAGKTENALRAMGCAFHDVEYTTNNVTMLVDIRSDLENDVTEIVASTSSGHGTTELLGPTWSPIQNPHQ comes from the coding sequence ATGAGCGAACGCTTCTACACCACCATCAGCCACCCAACCAGCGCAGAAATCGACGTAAAAAACTCCCGATTCCTCGCCCACATCGAACCAGTCACCGACGAAACAACAGCCCGCGCAGTCATCGACACCGCACGGCGCGAACACTGGGACGCTCGCCACCACTGCAGCGCCTTCATCCTCGGCCACAACCAAGAAACCCGCCGCAGCAGCGACGACGGAGAACCATCAGGCACAGCCGGAATGCCCATCCTCGAAACCATCGCAGGACACGGACTGAGCAACGTCGTCGTAGTCGTCACACGCTGGTTCGGAGGCACCCTGCTAGGAACAGGCGGACTAGTTCGCGCATACACAGACGCCACCATCGCCGCAATCGAAACCGCCGAAACCATCACCTACGCAGAAGGCAAACGCCTACGCATCACCACAAACATGAACTGCGCAGGAAAAACCGAAAACGCACTACGCGCCATGGGATGCGCATTCCACGATGTGGAGTACACAACCAACAACGTCACCATGCTCGTAGACATCAGAAGCGACCTCGAAAACGACGTCACCGAAATCGTCGCTTCCACCTCATCCGGACACGGCACCACCGAACTCCTCGGCCCCACCTGGTCACCAATCCAAAACCCTCACCAGTAG
- a CDS encoding Na+/H+ antiporter subunit A — translation MAAVLSPFIIDRFRSKGFWILAAPPAMTFAWALTQTPAALGSPLIETYPWIPTLNLTLTFRLDTLSWLLCLVVGGIGALVLAYCAGYFSDDEPGLGRFAGTLVAFAGAMLGLVTSDDALLLYLFWELTTVGSYLLVGHRPESRSSRIAATQALVVTSFGGLAMLIGIILLGEQAGTYRLSQLLGTTPLDSPITNTAIVLILIGALSKSAQVPFHFWLPGAMAAPTPVSAYLHAAAMVKAGIYLVARLAPSFADAPTWRPLVLTVGCATMIIGAYRSLRQHDLKLLLAFGTVSQLGFLIILVGSGYPNTALAGTTLLLAHALYKGALFLIVGAIDHSTGTRDLRRLSGLRHSMPGLFIATIISAASMAGLPPLLGFVGKEAAYDAYLHSPLPYGKIVLGVLVAGSALTLAYSWRFVWGAFRNNPELEKTPVHAPGPLLTGIPLILSAGSIALGIFCTYLEPILRRASDTPSHAADLHLALWHGITPALLLTLLTWAAGSVLILLSRHVYRFQNNVPQLLSARDAYWLCMRGLDRLSLETTGLLQRGSLPLSLSLILTVFIVVPGGTLLLTSQDWQRIHTDNAAAWPQAAIALVLCTAAIASVRSRRRLRAIFMAGTTGYGCAMMYLVYGAPDLALTQALAETFSIVVFVLVLRRLRTRFDITASTSLRIWRVVFGAIVGVIFTALALLMPALRVHRPASDGMAELAYPFGGGTNIVNIILVDIRAWDTMGEISVALAAATGIASLIFLREENMERIRPRKLSKTGKRLRQAQQAVPASQPGVQQSWLVSTAGFVTGERRSVLIEVVARLVFHSILLWSVYLLFAGHNAPGGGFAAGMVAGLALTVRYLAGGRDELRAAAPILPGALLGSGLFLSAGFGVVSMLFGGHVLQTWTFELHLPLIGEVHFVTSVLFDVGVYLVVIGLVLDMLRSLGSALDRQMEEDSLNGRITTCAPDFSPISSSFDRRQGGTDSMEGLSR, via the coding sequence GTGGCCGCTGTCCTGTCCCCATTCATCATTGACCGCTTCCGCTCCAAAGGATTCTGGATCCTCGCAGCACCACCGGCAATGACATTCGCATGGGCACTTACACAGACACCGGCAGCCCTGGGTAGCCCTCTCATCGAAACCTACCCGTGGATCCCCACCCTCAACCTCACCCTCACTTTCAGACTCGACACACTCTCCTGGCTGCTATGCCTGGTCGTCGGTGGAATAGGAGCACTCGTACTTGCCTACTGCGCAGGCTACTTCTCCGACGACGAACCAGGACTCGGGCGCTTCGCTGGAACCCTGGTCGCCTTCGCTGGAGCCATGCTTGGCCTCGTCACCAGCGATGACGCCCTCCTGCTCTACCTCTTCTGGGAACTGACTACCGTCGGGTCCTACCTGCTCGTCGGGCACCGACCCGAAAGCAGATCCAGCCGCATCGCCGCCACCCAAGCACTCGTTGTCACCAGCTTCGGTGGCCTGGCCATGCTCATCGGCATCATCCTCCTCGGCGAACAAGCTGGAACATACCGCCTGTCCCAGCTACTTGGCACCACCCCCCTCGATAGCCCCATCACCAACACAGCCATCGTCCTCATCCTCATCGGGGCCCTGAGCAAATCCGCCCAGGTGCCCTTCCACTTCTGGCTACCCGGCGCCATGGCCGCCCCCACCCCAGTCAGCGCCTACCTGCACGCGGCAGCCATGGTTAAAGCTGGCATTTACCTCGTAGCCCGACTAGCGCCATCCTTCGCCGACGCCCCCACCTGGCGCCCTCTTGTCCTCACAGTCGGATGCGCAACGATGATCATCGGCGCCTACCGATCCCTACGCCAACACGACCTCAAACTCCTCCTCGCCTTCGGCACCGTCAGCCAGCTCGGATTCCTCATCATTCTCGTCGGCTCCGGATACCCAAACACTGCCCTAGCTGGTACCACCCTCCTGCTCGCCCACGCGCTCTACAAAGGCGCGCTCTTCCTCATCGTTGGAGCCATCGACCACTCCACCGGCACCCGCGACCTGCGCCGACTATCCGGTCTACGGCACTCCATGCCCGGACTTTTCATCGCCACAATCATTTCCGCCGCAAGCATGGCTGGCCTTCCACCCCTGCTCGGTTTCGTAGGAAAAGAAGCTGCCTATGACGCTTACCTGCACTCGCCGTTGCCCTACGGAAAGATTGTCCTAGGAGTTCTCGTCGCTGGCTCAGCCCTGACCCTGGCCTACAGCTGGCGATTCGTGTGGGGCGCCTTCCGTAACAACCCTGAACTCGAAAAAACCCCAGTTCATGCCCCTGGTCCCCTCCTGACCGGTATTCCACTCATCCTTTCCGCCGGGAGCATTGCACTCGGGATTTTCTGCACTTATCTTGAACCCATCTTGCGCCGCGCAAGTGACACCCCCTCGCACGCCGCAGACCTTCACCTTGCTCTCTGGCATGGCATCACCCCAGCCCTGCTTCTGACGCTGCTTACCTGGGCCGCAGGAAGCGTTCTCATCCTGCTCAGCAGACACGTTTACCGATTCCAAAACAACGTCCCACAGTTGTTGTCCGCACGAGATGCTTACTGGCTTTGCATGCGTGGTCTTGATCGTCTTTCGCTAGAAACGACCGGTCTGCTCCAACGTGGATCGCTGCCACTGTCGCTGTCCTTGATCTTGACTGTCTTCATCGTCGTTCCTGGCGGGACCTTGCTACTTACCTCGCAGGACTGGCAGCGCATCCACACAGATAACGCTGCAGCTTGGCCCCAAGCCGCTATCGCCCTGGTTCTGTGCACGGCCGCTATCGCATCTGTCCGCTCTCGCCGCCGCCTTCGAGCCATTTTCATGGCCGGTACCACCGGATACGGCTGCGCCATGATGTACCTCGTTTATGGCGCACCAGATCTGGCATTAACCCAAGCACTGGCCGAAACGTTCTCCATCGTCGTGTTCGTTCTCGTGCTGCGCCGCCTGCGAACCCGATTCGACATCACAGCATCAACATCCCTGCGTATTTGGCGAGTTGTTTTCGGAGCGATCGTCGGTGTCATCTTCACCGCACTTGCCCTACTTATGCCGGCCTTGCGCGTTCACCGACCGGCATCCGATGGAATGGCCGAACTGGCATATCCATTCGGAGGCGGAACAAACATCGTCAACATCATCCTGGTCGACATCCGTGCCTGGGACACGATGGGGGAGATCTCTGTCGCCTTGGCCGCAGCAACGGGCATCGCCAGCCTGATCTTCCTCCGCGAAGAAAACATGGAGCGTATTCGACCCCGAAAACTCAGCAAGACAGGAAAACGACTACGGCAAGCCCAGCAGGCAGTGCCTGCTTCACAGCCGGGAGTGCAACAGTCCTGGCTTGTTTCGACTGCCGGGTTTGTGACTGGAGAACGACGGTCGGTACTCATCGAGGTTGTTGCCCGGTTGGTGTTCCATTCAATTTTGCTGTGGTCGGTGTACCTGCTGTTCGCGGGGCACAACGCCCCAGGTGGCGGTTTTGCGGCAGGCATGGTTGCTGGTCTTGCCCTGACTGTGCGTTACCTAGCTGGCGGGCGTGACGAACTACGAGCTGCTGCGCCGATCTTGCCTGGTGCGCTGCTGGGAAGTGGTTTGTTTCTTTCCGCGGGTTTTGGTGTGGTGTCGATGCTCTTTGGCGGGCACGTTTTGCAGACGTGGACATTCGAACTTCATCTACCGCTGATTGGCGAGGTCCACTTTGTGACGTCGGTTTTGTTTGACGTGGGTGTTTATCTCGTGGTGATTGGGCTCGTGTTGGATATGCTCCGCAGCCTTGGGTCAGCCCTTGACCGACAGATGGAAGAAGACTCCTTGAATGGACGCATCACCACATGTGCTCCTGATTTTTCACCGATCAGTTCTTCGTTTGATCGAAGGCAGGGTGGAACAGATTCGATGGAAGGACTGTCGCGGTGA
- a CDS encoding NADH-quinone oxidoreductase subunit K — MISNLPLAVAVGVMMACGVVLLLERGIVRSFIGVVLMGNAVNLLFLAAGGAAGKSAIVITLALTGFVMALAHRAWQLSSSDIITDDDEDARIARRAAENDMSDSAYADDLDQPDPGDDPDPGGHHPGRGGDVQSVPVSGPESKREGGPQ, encoded by the coding sequence GTGATTTCTAACCTTCCATTGGCTGTTGCTGTCGGGGTGATGATGGCGTGCGGTGTTGTGTTGCTTCTGGAGCGAGGCATTGTGCGTTCGTTCATCGGTGTTGTGCTGATGGGCAATGCGGTGAATCTGTTGTTTCTTGCTGCTGGTGGCGCGGCGGGCAAGTCTGCGATTGTGATCACGCTGGCTTTGACTGGTTTTGTCATGGCGCTTGCTCATCGGGCGTGGCAGTTGTCTAGCAGCGACATCATTACCGATGACGATGAGGATGCGCGTATTGCTCGTCGTGCTGCTGAAAATGACATGTCTGACAGTGCTTACGCCGATGATTTGGACCAGCCAGATCCGGGAGATGACCCTGATCCAGGCGGTCACCACCCGGGGCGAGGTGGGGATGTGCAGTCTGTGCCGGTAAGCGGCCCTGAAAGTAAGCGTGAAGGAGGGCCGCAGTGA
- a CDS encoding Na+/H+ antiporter subunit D produces MPSPAGEVDPWTWLVPLPVTLPLIGAGLTLVAVRKEKVQRIITICVFLGVLIASSLLVYRADVYGPQVMQAAGWAAPMGVTLIVDRLTSLMVLVSTIVTFAVMMYSIGQGRSSADVGDGEAPLPIFHPTLLVLAAGVGTTFISGDLFHIYVGFEMLLVASFVLLTLGGTEERVRAGVNYVFVNLLSSLFFLAAIAFVYAATGTVNLAQLAVRIPELSSGGALTLSALLLIGFGIKAALFPMMGWLPDSYPTAPAPVTAVFAGLLTKVGVYAMLRTQTLLFPDGRLNGLLMWAALLTMLFGILGAIAQDDIKRLLSFTLISHIGYLVFGLAVGNQIGLSAAIFYTCHHIVVQTSLFLVTGLIEHRAGTTSLAELGGLARTAPMISVLFFIPAVNLGGIPPFSGWLGKIGLLHAGAQAGGVVSYALMAGAVVTSLLTLYAVSRVWARAFWRRPVTEISADVVVPAGEREFAATESSPAIEPDRLRELQGQANQHVPRGLFIPAASLVAVSCAFTLVAGPLYGVTDRAALDLLSRTSYVRAVFPAGCGEGSVCRG; encoded by the coding sequence ATGCCTTCTCCGGCTGGCGAGGTGGATCCGTGGACGTGGCTGGTTCCTTTGCCGGTGACTTTGCCGCTGATTGGTGCCGGGCTAACTCTGGTTGCGGTTCGTAAAGAGAAGGTCCAGCGGATCATCACGATCTGTGTGTTTCTGGGTGTGCTGATCGCGTCGTCTTTGTTGGTGTATCGAGCGGATGTGTATGGCCCTCAGGTGATGCAGGCTGCCGGGTGGGCAGCTCCTATGGGGGTGACGTTGATTGTTGACCGGTTGACGTCGCTGATGGTGTTGGTGTCCACGATCGTGACTTTCGCGGTCATGATGTATTCGATTGGGCAGGGACGTTCTAGCGCTGATGTGGGTGATGGTGAGGCTCCGCTGCCAATTTTTCACCCGACGTTGTTGGTGTTGGCTGCTGGGGTTGGAACCACGTTTATTTCTGGGGATTTGTTTCATATTTATGTTGGTTTCGAAATGTTGCTGGTCGCTAGTTTTGTGCTGCTTACATTGGGTGGTACGGAAGAGCGAGTGCGCGCTGGCGTCAACTATGTTTTTGTTAATTTGCTGAGTTCGTTGTTTTTCTTGGCTGCGATCGCTTTTGTGTATGCGGCCACCGGCACAGTGAATTTGGCGCAGTTGGCGGTGCGGATTCCTGAGTTGTCTTCGGGTGGGGCGCTGACGCTGTCGGCTTTGTTGTTGATTGGTTTTGGGATTAAGGCTGCGCTGTTCCCGATGATGGGCTGGCTTCCGGACTCGTATCCGACTGCCCCTGCTCCGGTGACTGCGGTTTTTGCTGGCCTGTTGACCAAGGTGGGCGTGTACGCGATGTTGCGTACCCAGACGCTGTTGTTCCCTGATGGTCGATTGAATGGCTTGCTCATGTGGGCTGCCTTGTTGACCATGCTTTTCGGGATTTTGGGTGCTATTGCGCAGGATGACATTAAGCGTTTGTTGTCTTTTACGCTGATTAGTCATATTGGTTATTTGGTGTTTGGGTTAGCGGTCGGTAATCAGATAGGCTTGTCGGCGGCTATTTTTTACACGTGTCATCACATTGTTGTGCAGACGAGTCTTTTCTTGGTGACGGGGTTGATCGAGCATCGAGCGGGGACGACGTCGTTGGCTGAGTTGGGTGGTTTAGCGCGTACGGCTCCGATGATTTCCGTGTTGTTTTTCATTCCTGCAGTGAACTTGGGTGGCATTCCTCCGTTCTCGGGATGGTTGGGGAAGATTGGGTTGCTGCATGCGGGCGCACAGGCCGGGGGTGTGGTCTCGTATGCGCTGATGGCCGGTGCAGTGGTAACGAGTTTGTTGACGCTGTATGCGGTGTCGCGAGTGTGGGCCAGGGCGTTCTGGCGGCGGCCGGTGACGGAGATTTCTGCTGATGTGGTGGTTCCTGCTGGGGAGCGTGAGTTCGCGGCGACGGAGTCCAGTCCAGCGATTGAGCCTGATCGGTTGCGTGAGCTGCAGGGGCAGGCTAATCAGCATGTTCCGCGTGGGTTATTTATCCCTGCTGCGTCGTTGGTGGCGGTTTCGTGTGCGTTCACGTTGGTTGCTGGCCCGTTGTATGGGGTGACAGATCGGGCGGCTTTGGATTTGTTGTCGCGGACGTCGTATGTGCGTGCGGTGTTCCCAGCTGGGTGTGGCGAGGGGAGTGTTTGCCGTGGTTGA
- a CDS encoding Na+/H+ antiporter subunit E: MVDSGAFRRQFRAVRRRVQPVQFVLLVLVWVLLWGRATWLNVVGGMLLAAGILMLFPLPPLILGVRVRLWAMLVLWLRFGVDLVVASFQVAARALQVGWQPQGRLLWVPLRSDNELIAVVNAEMNALVPGSVVVDLSPSEGWMLLHIFDAPDEESLRVALRKAQSQEERVIRALAENPEAVLRGRRRSRSVASGVEGQVQR; this comes from the coding sequence GTGGTTGATTCAGGGGCTTTTAGGCGCCAGTTCCGGGCTGTGCGTAGGCGTGTGCAGCCGGTGCAGTTTGTGCTGTTGGTGTTGGTGTGGGTGTTGCTGTGGGGGAGGGCTACCTGGCTGAACGTTGTTGGCGGGATGCTGTTGGCTGCGGGAATTTTGATGCTATTCCCGTTGCCGCCGTTGATTTTGGGTGTGCGGGTGCGGCTGTGGGCGATGCTGGTGCTCTGGTTGCGTTTTGGTGTTGATCTGGTGGTGGCGAGTTTTCAGGTTGCTGCGAGGGCGTTGCAGGTGGGGTGGCAGCCGCAGGGGCGGTTGTTGTGGGTGCCGCTGCGTTCGGATAACGAGTTGATCGCTGTGGTGAATGCGGAGATGAACGCGTTGGTTCCGGGGTCAGTGGTGGTGGATTTGTCTCCGAGTGAGGGGTGGATGCTGTTGCATATTTTTGATGCGCCTGATGAGGAGTCGTTGCGGGTGGCGTTGCGGAAAGCGCAGTCGCAGGAGGAGCGGGTGATTCGGGCGTTGGCAGAGAATCCGGAGGCAGTGTTGCGTGGTCGGCGGCGTTCGCGGTCTGTGGCGTCTGGAGTTGAGGGGCAGGTGCAGCGGTGA
- a CDS encoding monovalent cation/H+ antiporter complex subunit F — protein sequence MSVQLWIVGACVVMLLVSALLSVFRMVVGPTAVDRAIANEVLVSTVVCVLGLYIAATRDGSTVSILISLSLVGFVSSLAVARFAAHADDAVQPRSLAPVVDGRVLLEGEGDGSGEGQFSTGQGDRR from the coding sequence GTGAGCGTTCAGCTGTGGATTGTTGGTGCGTGCGTAGTGATGTTGTTGGTTTCTGCGTTGTTGTCGGTTTTTCGGATGGTGGTGGGCCCAACGGCGGTTGACCGGGCGATTGCTAACGAGGTGTTGGTGTCGACGGTCGTGTGTGTTCTTGGTTTATATATTGCGGCGACGCGGGATGGTTCGACGGTGTCGATTCTTATTTCGTTGTCGTTGGTGGGGTTTGTGTCTTCGTTGGCGGTGGCGCGGTTTGCGGCGCATGCTGATGATGCGGTGCAGCCAAGGTCGTTGGCGCCGGTGGTGGATGGGCGGGTTTTGTTGGAGGGTGAGGGTGACGGTTCTGGTGAGGGGCAGTTTTCTACAGGTCAGGGGGATCGTCGGTGA
- the mnhG gene encoding monovalent cation/H(+) antiporter subunit G — protein sequence MSVVEQVADWVALAALFVGSFLCLTAAVGLGRFRDFFSRVHAAAKPQTLGVLLVLLAVGLRLPSWIDLGMLLLVGVFQMITVPTSGHMTGRGYYALARSDKADEGEVSGQGG from the coding sequence GTGAGCGTTGTGGAGCAGGTTGCTGATTGGGTGGCGCTGGCGGCGTTGTTTGTGGGGTCGTTTTTGTGTTTGACGGCTGCTGTGGGGTTGGGGCGGTTTCGGGACTTTTTTAGTCGGGTGCATGCGGCTGCTAAGCCGCAGACTTTGGGGGTGTTGTTGGTGTTGTTGGCGGTGGGGTTGAGGTTGCCGTCGTGGATTGATTTGGGGATGTTGTTGTTGGTGGGTGTTTTTCAGATGATCACGGTGCCAACGTCGGGTCATATGACTGGGCGGGGGTATTACGCATTGGCGCGCTCGGATAAGGCTGATGAGGGTGAGGTTTCGGGGCAGGGTGGGTAG
- a CDS encoding putative quinol monooxygenase — protein MILINVKFFIKPEHADNWPEISRPFTEATRAEEGNLWFEWSRSIEDPNTYILLEAFTDEGAEPHVSSEHFETMKKEFPQYLTQTPQIISKQVENGQWGPMGELNIS, from the coding sequence ATGATCCTCATCAACGTCAAATTCTTCATCAAACCCGAACACGCAGATAACTGGCCAGAAATCAGCCGCCCCTTCACCGAAGCAACCAGAGCCGAAGAAGGCAACCTCTGGTTCGAATGGTCACGCAGCATCGAAGACCCCAACACCTACATCCTCCTCGAAGCATTCACCGACGAAGGAGCTGAACCCCACGTTTCCAGCGAACACTTCGAAACAATGAAAAAAGAATTCCCCCAATACCTCACCCAAACCCCCCAAATCATCAGCAAACAGGTCGAAAACGGCCAATGGGGCCCCATGGGAGAACTCAACATCTCCTAA
- a CDS encoding uracil-xanthine permease family protein, producing the protein MPSLGWKLHSDGRTITPGAVVAPEERLSWPFTISIGAQHVVAMFGATFLVPRLTGFPPSTTLFFSAIGTLLFLAITGGRLPSYLGSSFALIAPITAATASHGAGSALGGVIAVGALLALIGAIVHVAGARWIDTIMPPTVTGAIVALIGFNLAPAAWNNVKEAPITATVTILAIILTTVLFKGLIGRLSILIGVLVGYATALTRGEVTFTEVDKASWFGLPTFHTPTFEPSVLAMFLPVVVVLIAENIGHVKSVAAMTGRDLDDITGRALFADGISTMLAGSGGGSGTTTYAENIGVMAATRVYSTAAYVVAGLFALALSMIPKFGELINTIPSGVLGGAATVLYGMIGMLGVRIWVQNRVDFSDPVNLNTAALALVIGIADFTWVLGGLTFNGIALGTGAALIVYHLMRTLSRLRGTTVEAPSPASAPAGTEITTTGEHTPDRWAERPTPPLTKKPNPAPTQQ; encoded by the coding sequence ATGCCCTCACTCGGGTGGAAACTTCACTCAGATGGCCGAACCATCACACCCGGGGCAGTCGTCGCCCCCGAAGAACGCCTCTCCTGGCCATTCACCATCAGCATCGGCGCCCAACACGTCGTCGCCATGTTCGGCGCAACATTCCTCGTCCCCCGACTCACCGGATTCCCACCCTCCACCACACTCTTCTTCTCCGCCATCGGCACCCTCCTCTTCCTAGCAATCACCGGCGGACGACTCCCCAGCTACCTCGGCTCCAGCTTCGCCCTCATCGCACCCATCACCGCCGCCACCGCCTCCCACGGCGCCGGATCCGCACTCGGCGGCGTCATCGCCGTCGGTGCACTCCTGGCACTCATCGGAGCAATCGTCCACGTCGCCGGCGCACGCTGGATCGACACAATCATGCCCCCCACCGTCACCGGCGCCATCGTCGCTCTCATCGGCTTCAACCTTGCCCCCGCTGCCTGGAACAACGTCAAAGAAGCACCCATCACTGCCACCGTCACCATCCTGGCAATCATCCTCACCACCGTCCTGTTCAAAGGACTCATCGGACGCCTATCCATCCTCATCGGCGTCCTCGTCGGCTACGCCACCGCCCTCACCCGCGGCGAAGTCACCTTCACCGAAGTCGACAAAGCATCATGGTTCGGCCTACCCACCTTCCACACCCCCACCTTCGAACCATCCGTCCTTGCCATGTTCCTACCCGTCGTAGTCGTCCTCATCGCCGAAAACATCGGACACGTCAAATCCGTCGCAGCCATGACCGGACGCGACCTCGACGACATCACCGGACGCGCACTCTTCGCCGACGGCATCTCCACCATGCTCGCAGGCTCCGGAGGCGGATCCGGAACCACCACCTACGCCGAAAACATCGGCGTCATGGCCGCCACCCGCGTCTACTCCACCGCCGCCTACGTCGTCGCCGGACTCTTCGCCCTAGCACTAAGCATGATCCCCAAATTCGGCGAACTCATTAACACCATCCCCAGCGGAGTCCTCGGCGGCGCAGCCACCGTCCTCTACGGCATGATCGGCATGCTCGGCGTACGCATCTGGGTACAAAACCGCGTCGACTTCTCCGACCCAGTCAACCTCAACACCGCAGCCCTAGCCCTGGTCATCGGCATCGCTGACTTCACCTGGGTCCTCGGCGGCCTCACCTTCAACGGCATCGCCCTAGGAACCGGCGCCGCCCTCATCGTCTACCACCTCATGCGCACCCTCTCCCGCCTACGCGGCACCACCGTCGAAGCCCCCTCCCCCGCATCCGCACCCGCCGGAACCGAAATAACCACCACCGGCGAACACACACCAGACCGCTGGGCCGAACGCCCCACCCCACCACTAACCAAAAAACCAAACCCCGCCCCCACACAACAATGA